A DNA window from Drosophila pseudoobscura strain MV-25-SWS-2005 chromosome 2, UCI_Dpse_MV25, whole genome shotgun sequence contains the following coding sequences:
- the LOC4800894 gene encoding phenoloxidase-activating factor 1-like has product MVVAGKLVLLLVVACLSALAMGDTPCGRLEERVLYTMDERTEPSEYPWIGVLLQSQGNGYTNTRCSVVIVNQQHVLTTATCVKRFKHRTGNVSAVVMLGVWNESHSPDEEFACNNRGFCVPGPKLYNVAEIKVHPDADKDTGDNDMAILRLVEPIEWTNYIQPICMEGNAEPESLINRNLHFSGFTHTDNIKGKGLAMTVSRQKCKQLTSASTLPPENQLCAFPVKRTRFYEGAALMDISVERNVPHSFYVVALLARVMNVGVVTTHIYQDLRRARPWIMENTATK; this is encoded by the exons ATGGTTGTGGCCGGAAAACTTGTTCTGCTTCTAGTTGTGGCTTGTCTGAGCG CGCTGGCAATGGGCGACACCCCATGCGGCCGCCTGGAGGAGCGAGTGCTCTACACCATGGACGAAAGAACAGAGCCTTCGGAGTACCCTTGGATAGGGGTGCTGCTGCAGAGTCAGG GTAATGGCTATACAAACACACGATGCTCTGTGGTCATAGTGAATCAGCAGCATGTCCTGACAACCGCCACGTGCGTGAAGCGATTTAAGCATCGGACGGGCAATGTGAGCGCCGTCGTGATGCTGGGCGTGTGGAATGAGAGCCACTCACCCGACGAGGAGTTCGCCTGCAACAACAGGGGCTTCTGTGTGCCCGGGCCCAAGCTGTACAACGTGGCCGAGATCAAGGTGCATCCCGATGCGGACAAGGACACGGGCGACAATGACATGGCCATCCTGCGTCTTGTGGAGCCCATCGAGTGGACAAACTACATCCAGCCCATTTGCATGGAGGGCAACGCGGAGCCAGAGTCGCTGATCAATCGCAACCTGCACTTCTCGGGCTTCACACACACCGACAACATCAAGGGCAAGGGTCTGGCCATGACGGTCTCCCGTCAGAAGTGCAAGCAACTGACCTCCGCCTCGACCCTGCCGCCGGAGAACCAGCTCTGCGCCTTTCCCGTGAAGCGCACAAGGTTCTACGAGGGCGCGGCCCTGATGGACATCAGCGTGGAGCGGAATGTGCCGCACAGCTTCTATGTTGTGGCCCTGCTGGCCAGGGTGATGAACGTGGGTGTGGTGACCACCCATATCTACCAGGATCTGCGGCGCGCTCGTCCCTGGATAATGGAGAATACTGCCACCAAGTAG